In Haematobia irritans isolate KBUSLIRL chromosome 1, ASM5000362v1, whole genome shotgun sequence, a genomic segment contains:
- the CkIIalpha gene encoding casein kinase II subunit alpha, with translation MTLPSAARVYTDVNAHKPDEYWDYENYVVDWANQDDYQLVRKLGRGKYSEVFEAINITNNEKCVVKILKPVKKKKIKREIKILENLRGGTNIITLLAVVKDPVSRTPALIFEHVNNTDFKQLYQTLTDYEIRYYLFELLKALDYCHSMGIMHRDVKPHNVMIDHENRKLRLIDWGLAEFYHPGQEYNVRVASRYFKGPELLVDYQMYDYSLDMWSLGCMLASMIFRKEPFFHGHDNYDQLVRIAKVLGTEELYAYLDKYNIELDPRFHDILQRHSRKRWERFVHSDNQHLVSPEALDFLDKLLRYDHVERLTAREAMAHPYFAPIVNGQIKSNNQQ, from the coding sequence ATGACGTTACCGAGTGCTGCTCGTGTTTACACGGATGTTAATGCGCACAAGCCCGACGAATATTGGGACTATGAAAACTATGTAGTCGATTGGGCCAACCAGGATGACTATCAGTTAGTTCGTAAGCTGGGTCGAGGCAAATATTCGGAAGTTTTTGAAGCTATAAATATTACGAATAATGAAAAATGTGTGGTGAAAATCTTAAAACCTGTAAAAAAGAAGAAGATTAAGcgcgaaattaaaattttggagaatttACGAGGTGGAACAAATATCATTACTTTGTTAGCTGTGGTGAAAGATCCTGTATCACGCACTCCTGCCCTAATTTTTGAGCATGTTAATAATACTGATTTTAAACAGTTGTACCAAACACTTACAGATTATGAAATACGCTACTACCTGTTTGAATTGTTGAAGGCATTAGATTATTGCCACAGTATGGGAATCATGCACCGTGATGTAAAACCCCATAATGTGATGATAGACCATGAAAATCGCAAGTTACGCTTAATTGATTGGGGTCTTGCCGAATTCTACCACCCTGGCCAAGAATACAACGTTCGAGTAGCTTCACGCTATTTCAAGGGTCCCGAACTACTTGTTGATTATCAAATGTACGATTATTCATTAGACATGTGGTCTTTGGGTTGCATGTTAGCTTCAATGATTTTTCGCAAAGAACCATTTTTCCATGGTCACGATAATTACGACCAACTTGTCCGTATAGCTAAAGTGCTGGGCACTGAAGAGCTCTACGCATATCTGGATAAGTACAATATTGAATTGGATCCCAGATTCCATGACATATTACAGAGGCACTCTCGCAAACGATGGGAACGTTTTGTCCATTCCGACAACCAACATCTTGTGTCACCAGAAGCCCTCGATTTTCTTGACAAGCTTTTACGTTATGACCATGTAGAACGACTAACCGCCCGTGAGGCCATGGCACATCCATACTTTGCTCCAATAGTTAATGGCCAGATCAAGTCGAATAATCAACAGTAG